The Brassica napus cultivar Da-Ae chromosome C7, Da-Ae, whole genome shotgun sequence genome has a segment encoding these proteins:
- the LOC106435684 gene encoding chromatin-remodeling ATPase INO80-like yields the protein MDASLGMDDDEFLIRQVEAVEASFGLNSQTAEGVQGSKDKDSGAAVDGVNPASGNMLQQEKQKSCALGTVVEVVENGSKKRAHVEAAEDVVCGVNPDNMHQQNCTLQEKEKSCGEGTVVENGNEDEDEGDGGNEDKDDVGNEDEDEDDEDYDYNGWHEFVGNDCERDEDDDFDGCPPKGGRGGRSGRNGYEHSVVTKVRGQGLEEANGQGLQVDLRQTNSVAI from the exons ATGGATGCATCACTCGGAATGGATGATGATGAGTTTTTAATTAGGCAAGTTGAAGCAGTTGAAGCATCTTTTGGATTGAACTCACAGACGGCTGAAGGGGTGCAAGGTTCGAAGGATAAAGATAGTGGAGCGGCTGTAGATGGGGTTAATCCGGCTTCGGGTAATATGCTACAACAAGAGAAGCAAAAGAGCTGTGCACTAGGAACAGTAGTGGAAGTAGTGGAGAATGGAAGTAAAAAGCGGGCTCACGTTGAAGCAGCTGAAGACGTCGTTTGTGGGGTTAATCCGGATAATATGCATCAACAAAACTGTACGCTACAAGAGAAGGAAAAGAGCTGTGGAGAAGGAACAGTTGTGGAGAATGGAA atgaagatgaagatgaaggtgaTGGTGGAAATGAAGATAAAGATGATGTTGgaaatgaagatgaagatgaagatgacgaGGACTATGATTATAATGGCTGGCATGAGTTTGTTGGAAATGACTGTGAGAGAGACGAAGATGATGATTTTGATGGATGTCCACCAAAAGGAGGTCGTGGTGGACGGTCTGGTCGTAATGGTTATGAGCATTCTGTGGTCACCAAAGTTAGAGGTCAAGGTCTGGAAGAGGCCAATGGTCAAGGGCTACAGGTGGATCTTCGTCAGACAAACAGTGTTGCAATATGA